The following are encoded in a window of Nitrospira sp. genomic DNA:
- a CDS encoding PilC/PilY family type IV pilus protein, whose product MKGRSLAVRGAILSVLIGSLTGPNASLAQTMDQYYAVPPFVSDQVAPNIILLLDNSGSMAERACDATWCGVLSGGGTTPVNQNFVATTTYGGFFDSLGCYAYDATNTRFEFAVGKATVNAGCPATTQWDGNLLNWATFLRMDGLKKAMSGGDCAVIRAADGTCPPSGTPAKITIKAQQRFDNTGRGHDVMAISSGPGNGYQNRIPTAATPGTPGTIRIQYRGGTSGMGGSFCIDDDATAPGNTATSCNDGDGFAETQYWLRFVRDAEPTGTIQQVGPQARFGLFEFKATGDGPRMLVGVGARQTIGFNTTTVRTFNTNTAAMLDAVEETFPSTWTPLAESLYETTRYVAQINSAYLTTSYVYPISYSPGVAFQGTGAGSIGPSEISALTGSEVCPAGYITNGCGRDPYFFGSNHSPAWATNSVQVACCKTFVLLVTDGEPTQDLNIPASIRNYANTNAQPYAGTFCAGNRGVPFVDPPGGTCNNDPATPTNVLLKQHRTDYASNGSHHLDDVAYWAHTTDLRPCSGTADGTIAILGVSGRCLPGLQNINLYTFYAFGNISGRELLMKSALLGGFEDVNGNNLPDQVSEWDKVINATGAQGSDGIPDNYFESSNVDDLQDRLMATITSILRKSASGTSISVLATASTGEGSIYQAYFFTSDVGQGGASVKWTGYTHSLFVDGFGNFREDTIQDGKLVYEQDRIITTRYDNNPLSPTYQKVLVDKFEDLNGDGVADSATPILTSDLKSIVPVWEAGKELAYTTSGARTILTWVDANNNGVVDPSEQIDFNTANCAALKDYLRYAADTCSGSSNAMNLINFIRGDEVAGLRTRMLETPVGSGTYKVWKLGDPIHSTPTVVGAPKARYDLAYGDADYNLFYQQYRNRRQVAYVGANDGMLHAFNGGYYHKGDDSTTAGTVEHGWYTKNPTNNSSGPNLGAEMWSFIPQELLPHLQWLARVDYSHVYYVDLKPTITEARVFTPDADHPGGWGTILIGGFRMGGSCGQCAAGSGAPPMTATIGGTPRTFYSAYFALDVTNPEVSPKLLWVFTDSGLGLTTSYPSVVRMNPDTDAITATGNEKWFVVFGSGPNGYQADLPAAPSQSAKLYVVDLKNGPKVAASGSLTTMPVGSWRSFMGHVASIDKDLDWRTDVAYVGRTAHDGALPWRGKMYRLTMGCPAAPCTPNTWGIANGANRTPTEVIDTFFDAGTGTTVEVGPTAAAPAVTIDDTNATWVFFGTGRYFSNADKVDSTIQRLYGLKDQVMNGSCTQTSTFNCHSDDLVDVTSAVVCLICSGATNQVTDPTNPSVTSVEGTGANSMMGLIASKDGWRITLPGPVTISTVNYSAERSVVNPTLIAGVIFLPTFVPTNDFCASDGISYLYVLFYKTGTAPPYPVVGTTPSGANTNINTKINLGVGLASSGSMHVGQESGGGKICNQMSGGNAVCTSTVLKEFYSRFVSWVHQRD is encoded by the coding sequence ATGAAAGGCCGAAGTCTCGCAGTTCGTGGAGCCATCTTGAGTGTGCTCATCGGATCTTTGACCGGTCCGAACGCAAGTCTGGCCCAAACCATGGATCAGTACTACGCGGTTCCACCTTTTGTCAGCGACCAGGTGGCCCCGAACATCATTCTCCTGCTCGATAACTCCGGCAGCATGGCGGAGCGGGCTTGCGATGCGACTTGGTGCGGTGTGCTGTCCGGAGGCGGAACGACGCCGGTGAATCAGAACTTTGTGGCGACCACGACCTATGGCGGGTTTTTCGACTCCCTGGGCTGCTACGCCTACGATGCGACGAACACGCGTTTTGAATTCGCGGTGGGGAAGGCCACGGTTAATGCTGGTTGTCCGGCCACCACGCAGTGGGACGGGAATCTGTTGAATTGGGCCACATTCCTGCGTATGGATGGGCTCAAGAAGGCCATGTCGGGCGGCGATTGTGCTGTGATCAGAGCGGCCGACGGAACCTGTCCCCCCAGTGGAACTCCTGCGAAGATTACGATTAAAGCTCAGCAGCGGTTTGACAACACAGGTCGTGGGCACGACGTCATGGCGATCTCGAGCGGACCGGGAAACGGATACCAGAATCGCATTCCCACTGCGGCTACTCCCGGTACTCCCGGGACAATCCGCATCCAATACCGGGGCGGTACGAGCGGGATGGGCGGCAGTTTCTGCATCGACGACGACGCGACAGCTCCCGGCAACACGGCTACCTCGTGCAATGACGGTGATGGATTCGCCGAAACACAATATTGGCTTCGATTCGTCCGGGATGCGGAGCCGACGGGCACCATTCAGCAGGTCGGTCCTCAGGCTCGATTCGGTCTCTTCGAGTTCAAGGCGACCGGCGACGGGCCACGCATGTTGGTAGGAGTGGGAGCCCGTCAGACCATCGGGTTCAATACGACAACCGTGAGAACGTTCAATACGAACACAGCAGCCATGTTGGACGCAGTCGAAGAAACCTTTCCTTCGACCTGGACACCACTCGCGGAATCACTCTATGAAACCACACGCTATGTGGCCCAGATCAATTCGGCGTACCTCACCACCTCGTATGTGTACCCCATTTCCTATTCGCCGGGCGTGGCTTTTCAGGGAACCGGTGCAGGATCCATCGGGCCCAGTGAAATCAGTGCTTTGACCGGAAGCGAGGTCTGCCCTGCCGGATACATCACCAATGGCTGCGGTCGCGATCCCTATTTCTTCGGCAGCAACCATTCGCCGGCCTGGGCTACCAACTCCGTTCAGGTAGCCTGCTGCAAGACGTTTGTCCTGCTCGTGACGGATGGCGAGCCGACCCAAGACTTAAACATCCCCGCGAGCATCAGGAATTATGCCAACACCAATGCTCAGCCTTACGCGGGAACCTTCTGCGCAGGGAATCGCGGAGTGCCCTTCGTGGATCCTCCCGGAGGAACCTGCAATAACGATCCCGCGACGCCGACCAATGTTCTGCTCAAGCAACACCGGACGGACTATGCGAGCAATGGCTCGCATCACTTGGATGATGTCGCCTATTGGGCCCATACCACCGATCTCCGGCCTTGTAGCGGTACGGCTGATGGAACGATCGCCATTCTGGGTGTGTCTGGTCGCTGTCTGCCCGGTCTGCAAAATATTAATCTCTATACGTTCTATGCCTTCGGCAACATCAGTGGACGCGAGCTGCTTATGAAGTCGGCATTGCTGGGAGGATTTGAAGACGTGAACGGCAACAACCTTCCTGATCAAGTATCCGAATGGGATAAGGTCATCAATGCGACCGGGGCGCAGGGCAGCGACGGGATTCCCGACAATTACTTCGAGTCATCGAACGTTGACGATCTGCAAGACCGGTTGATGGCCACGATCACATCGATTCTCCGCAAGAGCGCCTCCGGTACATCGATTTCGGTCTTGGCGACGGCATCGACTGGTGAAGGGTCGATCTACCAGGCCTACTTTTTTACGAGCGACGTCGGTCAGGGCGGCGCCAGCGTGAAGTGGACGGGCTATACCCATTCCCTGTTCGTCGATGGGTTCGGTAATTTCCGTGAAGACACGATCCAGGATGGGAAATTGGTGTATGAGCAGGATCGCATCATCACCACGCGGTACGACAACAATCCCCTAAGCCCGACGTATCAGAAAGTGCTGGTCGATAAGTTCGAGGATCTCAATGGAGACGGGGTGGCCGACAGTGCCACGCCGATTCTGACGTCCGACTTGAAGTCCATCGTACCGGTGTGGGAGGCGGGGAAAGAGTTGGCTTACACCACATCAGGAGCACGTACGATTCTGACGTGGGTCGACGCGAACAATAACGGCGTCGTCGATCCGTCGGAACAGATCGATTTCAATACGGCAAACTGCGCGGCGCTTAAAGACTATCTCCGGTATGCGGCCGATACCTGTTCTGGTAGTTCGAATGCCATGAACCTCATCAATTTTATTCGTGGCGACGAGGTGGCGGGCCTGCGAACGAGAATGTTAGAGACGCCGGTCGGGAGCGGGACGTACAAGGTCTGGAAGTTAGGAGATCCGATCCATTCGACGCCGACGGTCGTTGGCGCCCCTAAAGCTCGATACGACCTGGCCTATGGGGACGCAGACTATAACCTCTTCTATCAGCAATACCGGAATCGCCGGCAAGTGGCCTACGTTGGCGCGAACGATGGAATGCTCCATGCTTTCAATGGCGGGTACTATCATAAGGGTGACGATTCAACGACGGCTGGTACCGTTGAGCATGGCTGGTACACGAAGAATCCGACCAACAATTCAAGCGGACCGAACCTCGGGGCTGAGATGTGGTCGTTCATTCCGCAGGAATTGCTCCCTCATCTTCAGTGGTTGGCGCGGGTCGACTATAGCCATGTGTACTACGTCGATTTGAAGCCGACGATCACGGAAGCGCGAGTGTTCACTCCGGATGCCGACCATCCGGGCGGATGGGGCACGATTCTCATCGGGGGATTCCGCATGGGGGGCAGTTGCGGACAATGCGCCGCTGGATCCGGTGCGCCGCCCATGACCGCCACGATCGGCGGGACGCCGCGGACATTTTATAGCGCCTACTTCGCGCTCGATGTGACCAATCCAGAAGTTAGCCCCAAACTACTGTGGGTATTTACCGACAGCGGCTTGGGGCTCACCACGAGCTATCCATCGGTTGTGCGGATGAATCCCGATACCGATGCCATCACAGCAACCGGGAATGAAAAATGGTTCGTTGTGTTTGGTTCGGGCCCCAATGGGTATCAAGCTGATTTGCCTGCTGCCCCATCTCAGTCTGCGAAACTGTATGTGGTGGATCTGAAGAATGGGCCGAAGGTGGCTGCCAGTGGCAGTTTGACGACTATGCCGGTCGGCAGTTGGCGATCCTTTATGGGCCACGTGGCCTCGATTGATAAAGATTTAGATTGGCGGACTGATGTCGCTTATGTTGGACGAACGGCCCATGACGGGGCGTTGCCCTGGCGCGGGAAAATGTACCGGCTGACCATGGGTTGTCCCGCAGCCCCTTGCACGCCTAATACCTGGGGGATTGCGAATGGAGCCAATCGGACTCCAACGGAGGTCATTGACACCTTCTTCGATGCAGGCACGGGCACCACAGTCGAAGTCGGCCCGACGGCCGCTGCGCCGGCGGTGACGATCGATGACACCAATGCGACCTGGGTGTTCTTTGGAACAGGCCGGTATTTTAGCAATGCCGATAAGGTGGATAGCACCATCCAGCGGCTCTATGGTCTCAAAGATCAAGTCATGAACGGATCCTGTACACAAACCTCGACCTTCAACTGCCACAGCGATGATCTGGTCGATGTGACCAGTGCGGTGGTGTGTTTGATCTGCAGCGGCGCGACCAACCAGGTCACAGACCCGACTAACCCCAGTGTGACGAGTGTCGAGGGGACTGGGGCGAACTCGATGATGGGGTTGATTGCGAGTAAGGACGGCTGGCGGATCACGTTGCCCGGACCGGTCACGATCTCCACTGTCAACTATTCTGCCGAGCGATCAGTAGTGAATCCGACTCTGATCGCCGGCGTGATTTTTCTGCCGACGTTCGTGCCGACGAACGACTTCTGTGCCTCCGACGGAATCAGCTATCTGTACGTGCTCTTCTATAAGACCGGTACGGCACCTCCTTATCCTGTGGTCGGCACCACGCCATCCGGCGCAAATACCAATATCAATACCAAGATTAACCTTGGCGTCGGTTTGGCCTCGTCCGGATCGATGCACGTTGGACAGGAAAGCGGCGGAGGGAAAATCTGTAATCAGATGAGCGGTGGTAATGCGGTCTGTACGAGTACGGTATTGAAAGAGTTCTATAGTCGATTCGTTAGCTGGGTGCATCAACGAGACTAA